Within Chloroflexota bacterium, the genomic segment AACCGGCATCGGCGAGCAAGCGCGCGTGGGCAGCGATGGTAGACTCGACGCCGCCGATCACCGGCGGCGCGCTGTAGTGCACAATGGCAATCCGCGGTTTGTTCATACGCTTCCCCCTTTCCAAACAAGCCACGTCAACGATCGCCAAACGCCTGCACTAAATTGTAACAGAGGGTGAGGGAAATGCGGCTTTGTGGGGATTGCCCGTGTCGGCGACTCGTTGCCGACTTTCAAGACTTGCTCGGCCTGCGGCCGGATAGCCAAACCGCAGAGCACGCAGAGATCGCAGAGAAGACCACGTTAACCGCAAAGGGCGCAAAGCAAACCAACCTAACCGCAGCAGCAATTCTCAATTTGGCTTTGTACGGGTACTTTCCAATGCCGCTTGCGATGCGCTGGCTCTCAGGCGCTTGTCACGCAAGCTGGCCCGCCGAAAAAATGGCGCTGCCCTCCCCCTCATCCCCTCCCAACGAAGTTGGGAGGGGATGAGGGGGCATATTGGCAGCCGACTCCAAAATGAGAACTGCTGTAACCGCAGAGCACGCAGAGGACGCAGAGAAAACAAGCCTACCCCGAAGGTCGCAAAGATCGCAAAGCAAACCTGCCCAACCGCGCAGGACGCAGAGCGCGCAGAGGAATAGCGCATGCTTATTGGTTTCTCTATGTTCTCTGCGCTCTCTGCGGTTAGATGCGGTTCAATCTTGCCTTTGACCAATCCCGCGGTGTCGCCTATAATGAATGTCGCATGAGCCCTTAGCTCAGTTGGTTAGAGCATCTGCCTTTTAAGCAGAGTGTCGTGGGTTCGAATCCCACAGGGCTCATCAGTGCAAAGCACAACGCGGCGAGTCATCACGACTCGCCGCGTTGTGTGTTTTCCGGCGCAGCCCGTTACGGCGCCGACAGGATCTCGTCGGCCACCTGGCGCATGCCGACCCGCCGCGTGCGGGCCATCTGCTGGATTCTCAGATATGCCTGCCGCTCGTTTAGTCCGTCCGACGCCATCAGCCGCCGCTTCGCCTCGTCCACCCGGTCGCGCGTCTCGAAGCTCTCCTGCAGGCCGGCCACCTCGGCGCGCAACTCCTTCCACTCCGCGAAGCGCGCCACGGCCAGTTCGAGCGTCGGGCCGAGCATCTCCTCCTTGACTGGCTTGACCAGGTAGGCAAAGACCGGCGCGCCGCGCGCCTGGTCGATGAGTTGTCGGTCGCTGTAGGCCGTCAGCAGGACAATCGCCGTCGGCTGCTGGTCCATGATCTGCCGCGCGGCGGTCAGGCCGTCCATCTCCGGCATCTTGATATCGAGGATGACCACGTCAGGGTGCGTCTCGTGCACCAGCGCCAGCGCGGCGCGGCCGTTAGTCGCCGTGCCGACGACCTCGTGGCCGGCTTCGGCCAGGATCGTCCGCAGTCCGATTCGAATGATCGCCTCGTCGTCTGCAATCAATACACGCATCTATCGTACCCCTTTGATGATGAACCGCAGAGAACGCAGAGAGCGCAGAGAAAACATCTGCTTCAGACTATCCATTTATGTGCTTCTGCATGCGTTGCGTCGCCATGGATTTATTGGCGTAAATTCGCATCATTCGCGGATAAGTTGGTGTGTGCTTTGCGGTCAGCCTTATACGTTGTGCCCGGATGCGAGCAGCATCTGCTTCGGCATCCGCACCTGGGCGGTGGCGCCCCGGCCATCGTCATTGTTCACCAGGCTGAACTCGCCGCGCAGGTCTTCGATCACCAGCGCCTCGACGATTTGCAGGCCGAGGCTGCGCGTGCGGTCGAAGCCGGGCGGCAGGCCGGTGCCGTCGTCGCGCACGCTCAGGCTGATGCGCTCTGCCTCCTCGCGCAACTCGACCAGCACCGCGCCCTCGCTGCGGCCCTCGAAGCCGTGCTCCAGCGCGTTCTGGATCAACTCGTTGGTCACAATGGCGATGGTCGTGGCCGGCTGGGATGGCATGCGCACCTCGCCGCCC encodes:
- a CDS encoding response regulator; translation: MRVLIADDEAIIRIGLRTILAEAGHEVVGTATNGRAALALVHETHPDVVILDIKMPEMDGLTAARQIMDQQPTAIVLLTAYSDRQLIDQARGAPVFAYLVKPVKEEMLGPTLELAVARFAEWKELRAEVAGLQESFETRDRVDEAKRRLMASDGLNERQAYLRIQQMARTRRVGMRQVADEILSAP